Proteins from a genomic interval of Gossypium hirsutum isolate 1008001.06 chromosome A09, Gossypium_hirsutum_v2.1, whole genome shotgun sequence:
- the LOC107888783 gene encoding probable E3 ubiquitin-protein ligase RHG1A, giving the protein MIVRNMLMGERIHSRDRFSNWRLDIDNMSYEQLLELADKIGYVNTGLKEEEISRCISKIKGSMKNDLAPNIPMHVDNKCSICQEEYDDEGDEEMGKLCCGHSFHIQCIKQWLLQKNACPVCKTEASPR; this is encoded by the exons ATGATAGTACGTAATATGCTTATGGGGGAAAGAATACATTCACGAGACCGATTTAGCAACTGGAGGCTTGATATTGACAACATGTCATATGAG CAATTACTGGAGCTTGCAGATAAGATAGGGTATGTCAACACTGGATTGAAAGAAGAAGAGATAAGTAGATGCATAAGTAAAATTAAGGGGTCGATGAAGAATGATTTAGCACCAAACATACCCATGCATGTGGATAACAAGTGCAGCATTTGTCAG GAGGAATATGACGATGAAGGAGATGAAGAGATGGGGAAGCTATGTTGTGGACACAGTTTTCACATTCAATGTATAAAGCAGTGGCTGCTGCAGAAAAATGCTTGCCCTGTTTGTAAGACTGAGGCATCACCTCGGTGA